Proteins encoded by one window of Emticicia oligotrophica DSM 17448:
- a CDS encoding glycoside hydrolase family 88/105 protein has product MRRFIYSSLLIFCFIFNQSKAQSLPPKKELLQTLRSANAYFMNEWPDVGKPIWAPDKTRPSNIWTRGVYYEGLMALYKIDKQETYYNYAVSWGEAHKWGLRNGTKTRNGDDQCCGQTYIDLYLIDPKPERIKDIKACIDNMVNSSKKDDWTWIDALQMAMPVFAQLGVLYKDDRYFEKMYEMYMHTKTVEGANGLYNPTEKLWYRDKDFDPPYTTPAGKSCYWSRGDGWVIAALVRVLDIMPRNAPHRAEYEKTFLEMMQALPPLQRKDGLWNVSLMDETDFGGKELTGTALFTYGMAWGVNKGLLNKKKYTPIIAKAMNAMIKDCVHTNGFLGYVQGTGKEPKDGQPLSYDKVPNFTDFGVGCFLLAGTEVYKMK; this is encoded by the coding sequence ATGCGACGTTTCATTTACTCATCGCTACTCATTTTTTGCTTTATTTTCAATCAATCAAAGGCTCAAAGTCTACCTCCAAAAAAAGAATTATTACAGACTTTAAGGTCGGCCAATGCTTATTTCATGAACGAATGGCCTGATGTGGGCAAACCTATTTGGGCTCCTGACAAAACTCGCCCAAGTAATATCTGGACACGTGGCGTTTATTACGAAGGACTTATGGCTCTTTATAAAATTGATAAACAAGAAACTTATTATAATTACGCTGTTTCGTGGGGAGAAGCCCATAAATGGGGTTTGAGGAATGGCACGAAAACTCGCAATGGAGATGACCAATGCTGCGGACAAACTTATATTGATTTATATTTAATCGACCCAAAGCCTGAGCGAATAAAAGATATAAAAGCGTGTATTGATAATATGGTCAATAGCTCAAAAAAAGATGACTGGACTTGGATTGATGCCCTTCAAATGGCTATGCCTGTTTTCGCACAATTGGGTGTTTTGTATAAAGATGACCGCTATTTTGAGAAAATGTATGAAATGTATATGCACACCAAAACAGTTGAAGGTGCTAATGGCCTATATAATCCTACCGAAAAACTTTGGTATCGTGATAAAGATTTCGACCCTCCTTATACCACACCTGCGGGTAAAAGTTGCTATTGGTCGCGTGGAGATGGTTGGGTGATAGCTGCCTTAGTGCGTGTACTTGATATAATGCCTAGAAATGCACCCCACCGTGCAGAATACGAAAAAACTTTTCTAGAAATGATGCAGGCACTGCCTCCTCTTCAACGTAAGGATGGCCTTTGGAATGTAAGCCTCATGGACGAAACCGATTTTGGGGGCAAAGAACTCACAGGTACGGCTCTTTTTACCTACGGAATGGCTTGGGGGGTTAATAAAGGTTTATTAAACAAGAAAAAATATACACCAATCATTGCTAAAGCCATGAATGCCATGATAAAAGATTGTGTGCATACCAATGGATTCTTGGGTTATGTACAAGGAACAGGCAAAGAACCTAAAGATGGACAACCGCTTTCTTATGATAAAGTGCCCAATTTTACCGATTTTGGTGTCGGTTGTTTCTTATTGGCAGGCACTGAGGTTTATAAAATGAAATAA
- a CDS encoding Gfo/Idh/MocA family protein, whose protein sequence is MQSTRRKFIKSVGMASALFATDSFAKPFNIIKDLKKVSPNDKLRFATIGFGIQGHGDTRAALRNPDVEFVAVADLYDGRLTHAKEAFNKDLFTTRDYREILDRKDIDAVIVATPDHWHDHISIAAMKAGKNVYCQKPMVQHIDEGHAMIDTWRKTGKTVQVGSQPSSGAAYAEARRLMKTGAIGELNFIEATYDRYSALGAWTYSIPPDASPKTIDWDTFLGDAPKRPFDATRFFRWRNYRDYGTGVAGDLFVHLITGMHFATGAIGPERIFASGELSYWKDGRDVPDVMVTVLDYPQTEKHTKFQAVLRVNFANAGSIKNVTRIVGTEGEILWNAQGLTLTKRKLPKAPGYGSGESYATFSNEMQAEYKKEYDAKYAESDRVAPPVEEIKYETPKEDDPHAQHFRNFFDNVRKGSQETAQDPVFGFRAAAPALACNLSYFENKIVHWDPVAMKVLKKK, encoded by the coding sequence ATGCAATCAACACGTAGAAAATTTATCAAGAGCGTCGGAATGGCTTCTGCTTTATTCGCTACCGATTCTTTTGCGAAGCCTTTCAACATCATCAAAGACCTAAAAAAAGTTAGTCCGAATGACAAACTGCGTTTTGCAACCATCGGATTTGGTATTCAAGGCCATGGAGATACTCGTGCTGCTTTGAGAAACCCTGATGTAGAGTTTGTGGCGGTCGCCGATTTATACGATGGTCGATTGACACATGCAAAAGAGGCATTCAATAAAGACCTTTTCACTACGCGTGATTACCGTGAAATTTTAGATAGAAAAGATATTGATGCTGTAATTGTGGCTACACCAGACCACTGGCACGACCACATTAGTATTGCAGCCATGAAGGCAGGTAAGAATGTTTATTGCCAAAAGCCAATGGTTCAACACATTGATGAAGGCCATGCAATGATTGATACTTGGCGTAAAACAGGTAAAACTGTACAAGTAGGAAGTCAGCCAAGTAGTGGAGCGGCTTACGCTGAGGCTCGCAGATTGATGAAAACTGGAGCGATTGGTGAACTGAACTTTATTGAAGCTACTTATGACCGCTATAGTGCATTAGGTGCTTGGACTTATTCGATTCCACCAGATGCTTCGCCAAAAACGATTGATTGGGATACTTTTTTAGGAGATGCTCCAAAACGTCCATTTGATGCAACTCGCTTCTTCCGTTGGAGAAATTATCGTGATTATGGTACTGGGGTAGCAGGCGATTTATTCGTGCATCTTATTACGGGTATGCACTTTGCAACTGGAGCCATTGGTCCAGAAAGAATATTTGCTTCAGGAGAATTGAGCTACTGGAAAGATGGTCGTGATGTGCCAGATGTAATGGTAACGGTATTAGATTATCCACAGACTGAAAAACACACCAAATTCCAAGCAGTATTGCGTGTAAACTTTGCCAATGCAGGTTCTATTAAAAACGTGACACGTATTGTAGGAACTGAGGGTGAAATTTTATGGAATGCTCAAGGGCTTACACTTACTAAGCGTAAACTTCCAAAAGCTCCGGGTTATGGTTCTGGCGAAAGTTATGCTACTTTCTCGAATGAAATGCAAGCAGAATATAAGAAAGAATACGATGCAAAATATGCCGAGTCTGACCGTGTAGCACCACCAGTTGAAGAAATTAAATACGAAACCCCAAAAGAAGATGACCCACACGCACAACATTTCAGAAATTTCTTTGATAATGTGCGTAAAGGAAGTCAAGAAACAGCCCAAGACCCTGTATTTGGTTTCCGTGCAGCGGCTCCAGCTTTAGCTTGTAATTTGAGCTATTTCGAAAATAAAATTGTGCACTGGGATCCAGTTGCGATGAAAGTATTGAAGAAAAAATAA
- a CDS encoding S1/P1 nuclease — MLKKTSILLLLLAISLQTFAWGPTGHRVVGQIANSYLSGKAKRNIRKILGTESVAISSNWADFIKSDTSYKYLDSWHYINIKAGLNNTEFTNYLNNDKGTDAYTKLNFLIGELKKKELSIEQKRMYLRLLIHIAGDIHQPMHVSRAEDLGGNRIKAFWFSDATNLHALWDDKIIEFQKLSYTEYATSINHASKEQRREWQKQPMTQWFFESYQIANKLYADIKQPEPRLTFRYNFDNIDTLNQQLLKGGIRLAGLLNEIFG; from the coding sequence ATGCTTAAAAAAACATCTATACTACTTCTTTTACTTGCCATATCTCTACAAACTTTTGCTTGGGGGCCAACGGGGCATCGAGTAGTAGGACAAATAGCTAATTCTTATCTTTCTGGTAAGGCCAAACGTAATATTCGTAAAATATTAGGTACTGAATCAGTTGCCATTTCGAGCAATTGGGCTGATTTTATCAAGTCAGATACTTCCTATAAATATTTAGATTCTTGGCATTATATTAACATCAAAGCAGGTTTAAATAATACCGAGTTTACAAATTATTTGAATAACGATAAAGGCACAGATGCTTACACAAAACTTAATTTTTTGATTGGAGAATTAAAGAAAAAAGAACTATCAATTGAGCAAAAACGAATGTATTTACGCTTATTGATTCACATTGCGGGCGATATTCATCAACCCATGCACGTAAGTCGTGCTGAAGATTTGGGCGGCAATAGAATCAAAGCTTTTTGGTTTTCTGATGCTACCAACTTACACGCCTTGTGGGATGATAAAATCATCGAATTTCAGAAACTCAGCTATACTGAGTATGCTACAAGCATCAACCATGCTTCAAAAGAGCAGCGTCGTGAGTGGCAAAAACAACCGATGACTCAGTGGTTCTTTGAGTCGTATCAGATTGCTAATAAACTCTATGCCGATATTAAGCAACCAGAACCAAGATTAACCTTTCGCTATAATTTTGATAATATAGATACCCTCAATCAACAACTCTTGAAGGGTGGAATAAGACTAGCTGGTTTATTAAACGAAATTTTTGGCTAA
- a CDS encoding efflux RND transporter periplasmic adaptor subunit, producing the protein MKTKHALLGICTVIIVSSCANKEEQKKQTVDYFPVTSPMVVDTTLHTDYVAEINAVQNVEIRARVKGYLDKIYIDEGKYVKQGQLLFSIHNPELSEEVIKASAITKSAITELRAAEIDLSNVKRLVEKNVVSNTELEAAKNKVEMMKAKVEEAKANESFSKIQITYTQIRAPFSGIVNRIPNKTGSLIEDGTLLTSISKNDEVFAYFDVSEKEYLNYLTNFKENAHNSSNVTLILANGEEHPFKGKIETTEGEIEPSTGNIAFRARFSNPEKVLKHGASGKIRLLKKYKNAMIIPQKATFEIQDRMYVYVIDAKNQVKSKPIISKHRMPHYYIVESGLDKGDKIIYEGIQNVKDGMTVKPQFIDMDEISKELTYVNSPE; encoded by the coding sequence ATGAAAACGAAACACGCACTATTAGGTATTTGTACGGTAATTATTGTATCGTCTTGTGCTAACAAAGAGGAGCAGAAAAAGCAAACCGTCGATTATTTTCCGGTAACCTCGCCAATGGTAGTTGATACGACATTACATACTGATTATGTAGCCGAAATCAATGCCGTTCAGAATGTTGAAATTAGAGCCAGAGTAAAAGGCTATCTTGATAAAATTTATATTGATGAAGGTAAGTATGTGAAGCAAGGACAACTTCTCTTTAGTATTCATAACCCCGAATTAAGCGAGGAAGTAATAAAGGCATCGGCTATCACAAAAAGTGCTATTACGGAGCTAAGAGCCGCCGAGATAGATTTGAGTAATGTGAAACGTTTGGTAGAGAAAAACGTAGTATCAAATACTGAGCTTGAAGCGGCTAAAAATAAAGTAGAAATGATGAAAGCAAAAGTTGAAGAAGCCAAAGCCAATGAGTCATTTTCTAAAATTCAGATTACTTATACGCAAATTCGAGCACCATTTAGTGGAATCGTTAATCGTATTCCAAATAAAACGGGTTCGTTGATAGAAGATGGAACACTTCTGACTAGCATTTCGAAAAACGATGAAGTTTTTGCCTATTTCGATGTTTCAGAGAAAGAATATCTTAACTATTTGACCAATTTCAAGGAAAATGCACATAATTCGAGTAATGTAACCTTGATTTTGGCTAATGGAGAAGAGCATCCTTTCAAAGGAAAAATCGAAACAACTGAAGGTGAAATAGAGCCAAGTACAGGTAATATTGCTTTCAGAGCGAGATTTAGTAATCCAGAAAAAGTACTTAAACACGGAGCGAGTGGCAAGATTCGCTTACTGAAAAAGTATAAAAATGCCATGATTATTCCACAAAAAGCAACTTTCGAAATTCAAGACCGAATGTATGTGTATGTGATTGATGCTAAAAATCAAGTAAAATCAAAGCCAATTATTTCGAAGCATCGAATGCCACACTACTATATCGTTGAATCAGGTCTTGATAAAGGCGATAAGATTATTTACGAGGGTATCCAAAATGTGAAAGATGGTATGACAGTGAAACCTCAGTTTATTGATATGGACGAGATTTCTAAAGAACTAACGTATGTGAACTCACCCGAATAA
- a CDS encoding efflux RND transporter permease subunit translates to MFTNFINRPVLSLVISIFIVLMGVLAMTGLPITQYPDIAPPAVSVITKYTGANAEVCAKAVVTPLERAINGVPGMTYMTSVSGNDGTSIIQVYFEVGTDPDVAAVNVQNRVTTVLDELPEEVIKAGVSTEKEVNSMLMYINLISDDTTLDEKFIYNFADINVLAELKRIDGVGFVDIMGSREYAMRVWLKPARMDAYEISAEDIITALKAQNVEAAPGKVGESSGRQPQSLQYVLRYTGKMTTKEQYENVVIKVTDSGEMLRLKDVADLEFGSLDYDVLSKENGKPSAAIVLKQRPGSNASEVIQNIKNRLDFLKETTFPPGMKYTISYDVSRFLDASIHEVIKTLIEAFILVAIVVFLFLQDFRSTLIPVLAVPVSLVGTFAFMQLFGFSINLLTLFALVLAIGIVVDNAIVVVEAVHAKMEEKHIGPREATIESMDEISGAIIAITLVMSAVFVPVAFLSGPVGVFYRQFSVTMAISIVISGVNALTLTPALCALMLKNVHAEGHKDNFLTRFFKKFNQAYDRLSERYGSLLRLIANRRVVTFGVLAAFCVATWGVGSVLPTSFIPTEDQGTIYANITTPVGATLERTEEIMNEIDRISKTIPEVESISSLSGFSMMTDGVGASFGMSTINLKPWDARKATADDIIAQLIEKTKHIKGAEIQFFPPPALPGFGNASGFEVRLLDKTGSGNLQKTAEVAEKFIGALKRRPEIKDAFSSFNPNFPQYMIHVDQDMAAKKGISVDAAMSNLQSLIGSYYATNFILFGQMYKVMIQADPKYRALPEDIMNLRIKNKKGEMVPYAIFSRIERVYGPEQLTRYNMYVSAMLNGEAADGYSSGDAIKAIEEVAKTELPRGYTYEWSGMTREEVLSGDQVIYIFIICLIFVYLLLSAQYESFMLPLPVILSLPVGIFGSLLFLYLFGLENNIYAQVAMVMLIGLLGKNAILIIEFAVLQRKQGKTILEAAVGGAVARFRPILMTSFAFVAGLIPLMMASGAGAIGNKTIGTAAAGGMIFGTVFGVVIIPGLYVIFAKLSERKPQKNSKGQLKEAYVKA, encoded by the coding sequence ATGTTTACAAATTTCATAAATCGACCAGTACTTTCACTGGTTATATCAATTTTTATTGTCTTGATGGGCGTATTGGCCATGACAGGCCTACCAATTACGCAGTATCCTGACATTGCTCCGCCAGCAGTTTCTGTAATTACAAAGTATACTGGAGCCAATGCCGAAGTTTGTGCTAAAGCCGTAGTTACTCCCCTTGAGCGTGCGATTAATGGTGTGCCAGGAATGACCTACATGACCTCGGTTTCTGGTAATGATGGTACGAGTATTATACAAGTTTATTTTGAAGTAGGAACCGACCCCGATGTAGCAGCAGTAAACGTGCAAAACCGTGTGACAACTGTACTTGATGAACTTCCAGAAGAAGTAATCAAAGCGGGGGTTTCGACCGAAAAAGAAGTGAATAGTATGTTGATGTACATAAACTTGATTAGTGATGATACAACACTTGATGAAAAATTTATTTATAACTTCGCCGATATTAACGTTCTTGCCGAATTAAAGCGTATTGATGGGGTAGGGTTTGTTGACATTATGGGTTCACGTGAGTATGCTATGCGTGTTTGGCTTAAACCCGCCAGAATGGATGCCTACGAGATTTCGGCCGAAGATATTATTACTGCTCTAAAGGCTCAAAACGTTGAAGCTGCACCAGGAAAAGTAGGTGAAAGTTCGGGCCGCCAACCACAGTCTTTACAGTATGTATTGCGTTATACTGGTAAAATGACTACCAAGGAGCAATACGAAAATGTGGTTATTAAGGTAACCGATAGCGGTGAAATGCTCCGTTTGAAAGATGTCGCTGATTTAGAATTTGGCTCTTTAGATTACGATGTACTTTCGAAAGAAAATGGCAAGCCATCAGCAGCTATAGTATTGAAGCAGCGACCAGGCTCAAATGCTAGTGAAGTTATTCAGAATATCAAGAATCGTTTAGATTTCTTGAAAGAAACAACTTTCCCACCGGGAATGAAATATACAATCAGCTATGATGTATCGAGGTTCTTAGATGCCTCTATTCATGAAGTAATTAAAACCCTCATCGAGGCCTTTATTTTGGTGGCTATTGTGGTATTTTTATTTTTACAAGATTTCCGCTCGACACTCATTCCAGTATTAGCCGTACCTGTTTCGTTGGTCGGTACTTTTGCCTTCATGCAATTGTTTGGTTTTTCTATCAACTTACTTACACTTTTTGCCTTAGTTTTAGCCATTGGTATTGTGGTTGATAATGCTATTGTTGTGGTCGAGGCTGTCCATGCCAAGATGGAAGAAAAACACATTGGCCCTCGTGAAGCCACCATTGAGTCGATGGATGAAATTAGTGGGGCGATTATCGCTATCACATTGGTGATGTCAGCAGTATTTGTTCCAGTTGCATTTTTATCTGGGCCTGTTGGTGTATTTTATCGACAGTTTTCCGTCACAATGGCCATTTCTATCGTTATTTCGGGGGTAAATGCCCTTACACTTACGCCTGCTTTGTGTGCCTTAATGCTCAAAAATGTGCATGCTGAAGGGCATAAAGATAATTTCCTTACTCGTTTTTTTAAAAAATTCAATCAAGCATACGACCGCCTTTCGGAGCGTTATGGTAGTTTATTACGACTCATTGCTAATCGTCGAGTAGTTACTTTTGGGGTTTTAGCAGCCTTTTGTGTGGCTACCTGGGGAGTAGGAAGCGTACTACCAACGAGTTTTATTCCAACCGAAGACCAAGGTACTATATATGCCAATATTACTACCCCCGTAGGTGCCACACTCGAGCGTACGGAAGAAATAATGAATGAAATTGATAGAATATCAAAGACAATTCCAGAAGTAGAGTCTATTTCAAGTCTTTCGGGTTTTAGTATGATGACCGATGGGGTAGGAGCATCGTTTGGTATGAGTACTATCAACCTTAAACCTTGGGATGCGAGAAAAGCTACGGCAGATGATATTATTGCTCAACTGATAGAAAAAACTAAGCATATCAAAGGAGCAGAAATACAGTTTTTCCCACCACCAGCCTTACCAGGTTTTGGAAATGCCAGCGGTTTTGAGGTTCGTTTATTAGACAAGACTGGTTCGGGGAATTTACAAAAGACAGCCGAAGTAGCGGAAAAATTCATTGGAGCATTGAAGCGTCGTCCTGAAATTAAAGATGCCTTCTCAAGTTTCAATCCGAACTTCCCGCAATACATGATTCACGTCGACCAAGATATGGCAGCTAAAAAAGGTATTTCGGTTGATGCAGCTATGAGTAATCTACAATCGCTCATTGGTAGTTATTATGCTACAAACTTTATATTATTTGGTCAGATGTATAAAGTAATGATTCAGGCCGACCCTAAATATCGTGCTTTACCAGAGGATATCATGAATTTGCGTATTAAGAATAAAAAAGGCGAGATGGTGCCGTATGCAATTTTTAGTCGCATCGAACGTGTCTATGGACCAGAACAACTTACCCGCTATAATATGTATGTATCGGCCATGCTCAATGGTGAAGCAGCAGATGGGTATAGCTCGGGTGATGCCATCAAGGCCATTGAAGAAGTTGCTAAAACTGAGTTGCCCCGTGGCTACACTTATGAATGGTCAGGTATGACCCGAGAAGAAGTACTTTCAGGCGACCAAGTTATCTATATTTTTATTATTTGTTTGATTTTTGTTTATCTACTTCTTTCAGCTCAATACGAAAGTTTCATGTTACCGTTGCCAGTAATTCTTTCATTGCCTGTTGGCATTTTTGGCTCGTTGCTTTTCTTGTATTTGTTTGGTTTAGAAAATAATATTTATGCCCAAGTAGCGATGGTCATGCTCATTGGATTATTGGGTAAAAATGCCATTTTAATTATAGAATTTGCAGTACTTCAAAGAAAGCAAGGAAAAACGATTCTCGAAGCGGCAGTAGGTGGAGCAGTAGCACGTTTTCGCCCAATTCTTATGACTTCATTTGCCTTTGTAGCTGGCTTAATTCCGCTTATGATGGCATCGGGAGCAGGAGCAATCGGAAATAAAACCATTGGTACAGCCGCCGCAGGTGGTATGATTTTCGGTACAGTTTTCGGGGTAGTAATTATTCCGGGCTTGTATGTGATTTTTGCTAAACTAAGCGAGCGGAAACCCCAAAAAAATTCCAAAGGACAATTAAAAGAAGCATATGTTAAAGCATAA
- a CDS encoding TolC family protein translates to MLKHKIIYLITIVVLISSCKVKQEIPQNKPLLVMPNKFTTRVDSIQSSIPMARQFFKDSILIALIDTALNNNFDLQMTLQKIEIARAGVRLTKGLGKPDLAGNFAIGQRKFGNYTIDGVGNYDTQFSTNINEKQRIPDPIIPDYYLGIQSSWEIDLWGKLKSQKSSAAARLLASEAGRNLVVSELVAQIASAYYELLILDNELDFLEENIILQERAVELTRILKQSGQGNQLGVDLLNAQLLSSKAMKIEVKQEIIEAESKINFLVGRYPQNISRAKIVWANVIPPKLTAGIPSKLLENRPDIKQAEYDLLATNANLFTAKAAFYPSLNITGAMGLQAFKALVFLNPASFAMNTFGGLTAPLANRRQIISDLMAAKAEQKTAYTNYQKTIVNSFTEVYNHLNLIQNTNEMYDLKVQEVDVLRQSINNSSELFRSGRATYIEVITAQKNALQSQIELINLKKRQYSAVIGLYKSLGGGWR, encoded by the coding sequence ATGTTAAAGCATAAAATTATATATCTAATAACCATAGTTGTATTGATTTCAAGCTGTAAGGTTAAGCAAGAAATTCCACAGAATAAACCACTTTTGGTAATGCCCAATAAGTTTACTACACGTGTGGATAGTATTCAGTCGAGTATTCCAATGGCCCGACAATTCTTCAAGGACTCGATTCTTATAGCTTTAATTGATACAGCTTTAAATAATAATTTCGATTTACAGATGACCCTTCAAAAAATCGAAATTGCACGAGCGGGTGTACGTCTAACAAAAGGTTTGGGAAAGCCAGATTTAGCTGGAAACTTTGCGATAGGTCAAAGAAAATTTGGGAATTACACCATAGACGGTGTGGGTAATTATGATACTCAGTTTTCGACTAATATTAATGAGAAACAGCGTATTCCAGACCCCATTATTCCAGATTATTATTTAGGGATACAATCATCTTGGGAGATTGATTTGTGGGGAAAACTTAAATCTCAAAAATCGTCAGCAGCGGCTCGTTTATTGGCATCGGAAGCAGGGAGGAATTTAGTCGTGAGCGAGTTGGTTGCACAAATCGCATCAGCTTATTACGAGCTATTGATTCTTGATAATGAATTAGATTTTTTGGAAGAAAATATCATATTACAGGAACGTGCCGTCGAATTAACCCGTATTTTGAAGCAATCTGGTCAGGGTAACCAGTTAGGTGTTGATTTACTTAATGCTCAGTTGCTAAGCTCGAAAGCTATGAAAATAGAAGTAAAGCAAGAAATCATTGAAGCTGAAAGTAAAATTAATTTCTTGGTGGGGCGTTATCCACAGAATATAAGTAGAGCAAAAATCGTTTGGGCAAATGTAATTCCGCCCAAATTAACTGCTGGCATTCCGTCTAAATTACTTGAAAATCGACCAGATATCAAACAAGCAGAATACGATTTGTTGGCTACCAATGCCAATTTATTTACAGCTAAAGCAGCTTTCTATCCTTCACTCAATATAACAGGTGCAATGGGGCTACAAGCTTTCAAAGCTTTAGTATTTCTGAATCCAGCATCTTTTGCGATGAATACCTTTGGTGGCCTCACAGCACCTTTGGCCAATCGTCGTCAGATTATTTCTGATTTAATGGCCGCCAAGGCTGAACAAAAAACAGCTTATACGAATTATCAGAAAACAATTGTGAATAGTTTTACGGAAGTATACAATCATTTGAATCTGATACAAAATACTAATGAAATGTATGACCTAAAAGTACAAGAAGTAGATGTTTTGCGTCAGTCAATCAATAACTCTTCAGAATTATTTCGTTCGGGTAGAGCAACTTATATAGAGGTAATTACCGCACAAAAAAATGCTCTGCAATCGCAAATTGAATTGATTAATCTAAAAAAACGCCAATATTCAGCGGTTATTGGACTTTATAAATCGCTCGGTGGCGGTTGGAGATAA